Proteins from a genomic interval of Equus quagga isolate Etosha38 chromosome 13, UCLA_HA_Equagga_1.0, whole genome shotgun sequence:
- the ENSA gene encoding alpha-endosulfine, with product MSQKQEEENPAEETGEEKQDTQEKEGILPERAEEAKLKAKYPSLGQKPGGSDFLMKRLQKGQKYFDSGDYNMAKAKMKNKQLPSAGPDKNLVTGDHIPTPQDLPQRKSSLVTSKLAGGQVE from the exons ATGTCCCAGAAGCAAGAAGAGGAGAACCCTGCGGAGGAGACCGGCGAGGAGAAGCAG GACACGCAGGAGAAAGAAGGTATTCTCCCTGAGAGAGCTGAGGAGGCAAAGCTAAAGGCCAAATATCCAAGCCTAGGACAAAAGCCTGGAGGCTCCGACTTCCTCATGAAGAGACTCCAGAAAGGG CAAAAGTACTTTGACTCAGGAGACTACAACATGGCCAAAGCCAAGATGAAGAATAAGCAGCTGCCAAGCGCAGGACCAGACAAGAACCTGGTGACTGGTGACCACATCCCCACCCCACAGGATCTGCCCCAGAGAAAGTCCTCGCTCGTCACCAGCAAGCTTGCGGG TGGCCAAGTTGAATGA